Below is a window of Pleurodeles waltl isolate 20211129_DDA chromosome 4_1, aPleWal1.hap1.20221129, whole genome shotgun sequence DNA.
AAACCACCTCCTGTATCACCCGGTTTTGATCATGTGTTTGGTATGAACTTGTTATAGCAGTGCTCATCTTTCTAAAATGATAACGAATCACAATTCTGTGCTCTAGGTGTATTGCAAACTCTTTCTGCCCAAACTAATAAACCAGAGAAAGGCACAACGGAGTGGAGTTGGACAACTGAAGGGTAAAGGAAAGATAAGTTCTGCTGTCTGAAATACAAAGGTCCCAGTTTGCATCAGCGAGGAGGAGGAAGCATCTTTGCCATCGAGTGAACACAGCCATTATCCAAACTAAAGACATAGTCAGCCAAAAAAGAAGCCTTGCACGTATTAGGAGTGTAACAAGCATTTAGTGACCGTTGTACTTTATTGTTAAATTAGAAATAAAACGTGcaaaataccacacacatacagggagtgtGAGACTAACACAGGGGCTTTGTCAGCCATGTTGGCCCTTCAGGAAACACAGTCATGGGATGCCGAAAAATATATGCCTGGCCCggagacacagaagaagagagaaaaatCATACACATGCAGCAAGAGCTTCAGTTTGTCATCAGATCTAAAGggccatcagcaaacacacacaggagaaaaacaattcaaatgtactgaatgtgtgaagagcttcataCAGTTATCATCACTACAAAGGCATCAACATACACACAAAGGGGAAAAAGcatacaagtgcagtgaatgtgtgaagagctttagtggGTTATCACACCTACGAAGACATCAGCTAacgcacacaggggaaaagccattcaggtgcagtgaatgtgtgaagagctttagtcagttacCAAACCTACAAGCACATCAGCGAacccacacaggggaaaaaccattcaagtgcagtgactGTGGACGTGCCTTTATTCACttaacacacctaaaacaccatcagctaacacacacaaaggaaaacccattcaagtgcagtgagtgTGTAAAGAGCTTTAGTCGGTTATCATATCTCCAAAGACAtctgcgaacacacacaggggaaaaaccataccattgcagtgaatgcacAAGTAGTTATAGTTGTTCCTCAACATTAAGAGAGcatcaaagaacacacacaggggaaaaaccatatcattgcagtgactgtgtgaagagCTTCAGTCTATTATCACATCTCCAAAGACATcaacgaacacacactggggaaaaaccataccattgcagtgaatgcttGAAGAGATATAGTCAGTTATCACATctccaaagacatcagcgaacacacacaggggaaaaaccataccattgcagtgaatgtatgAAGAGATATAGTCAGTTATCACATCTCCAAAGACATCAGCTaacacacactggagaaaaaccATTCAAATGTAGCGAATGTGTGAAGACGTATATTTCTTTATCAAGCCTAAAACAACATCAGCGAACACATACAGGGGAAAgaccataccattgcaatgaatgtggaaGTAGCTTTAGTGAATCTTTAGCATTAAAGAAtcatcagcgaatacacacaggggaaaaaccataccattgcgatgaatgtgtgaagagctttagttgtttaacaaacctaaaacagcataagcgaacacacactggggaaaaaccttacCGTTGCAGTGAATGTTGGAAGAGCTTCAGTTTATTATCAAACCTAAAACAGCATAAGCGGACAcatacaggggaaaaaccataccattgcgatgaatgtgtgaagagctttagttgtTTAACAAACCTAAAACAGCATAAGCGAACACACACCggagaaaaaccataccattgcagtgaatgcaaAAGTAGTTTTAGTTGTTCTTCAGCATTAAGGAACcatcaaagaacacacacacaagaaaaaaaattcaaatgtagagcatgtgtgaagagctttagtcaattcCCAGACCTACAaacacatcagcgaacacacatcACTAAACAGACATATAAATAATGTATAGAGCTGTTGCAAATATGGCACGAAATCAATACAGCAACAATAATACTGACCCATCTGTGCATATAGACAGGAGCAACAAAAAGTGCAGTTCCTGTGTGATGAAGGAATTACAGaaaattataaaattacaaatatgtggaACATTCAAATACAAGATGATAGAAGACCTGACTAGTCAGAATGAAGAAGAGCAGAGATATTTGTAGGATTATAAAAGTGTCTAAGAAACTGGATTACTGGTTGAAGGGAGTGAGAACCCTGTTCTAATgcttgtcaggttgaaccacaaatCACTAAATAAACCTTAGCTTATGCCTCTagttaagcagtcaggcttaaccaagtggaaatgtgtaaagtatttagcactctaacagtagtaaagtgaaaacgcaAAACAAGAAGAATaagaaccaatttagaaaatagaggatattttaataaataaactagTATCATGACAACCAAAATGCAGTTAGTACAATCAGTGTTATGTTTGTTTTAGGAAAAGAAAATTAGCACAAAACAGCACAGCGCAAAGCACCAATTGTAGGTATCTGATTGCACTGATCCGggacacagtcacaagttcaggctgaccacagtggAGCGCGAGCCAGATGAAGGACCAGGTTCATCCCACTGGAAGTTTTACCTTGTGACTTTGGTGCAAAGATGGTGCGATGTGACTCTTGAGGGCTCTGCATTGTCCTGTGTATGCTGTATTGGACCTGGTGAAGCCACCGTTCAGGAGTTGGGCAGTACAGTGATGCAAGACTACAACACCCTGCAGAAGTCTGGTGGAGCGCTCCTATGTGAGGCTCTCCGTCTGGTCCAGTGGAGCTGAAAATCTGCATCGCTCTGCTGCAGATCTGGACAAGTAGCTGGTTGATGCTGTGAGGCCCTGTGTCATTGTGCCCTGGATTCGATAAAGACTTTAGTTGAGCATTGAGAagtacactcaggcccatatttatactttttgagcgccacGTTCACGTTGTTTtttgacaattgtattttgtaagtttgcgccaattgacaaaaaacaatgcaaacgcggcactcaaaaagtataaatatgggcctcagtctccagCCAACGGCCCAGGACCTATAGGACaacacttgggggggtgggggccttGAGATGGGGAGGTTCAGGACTCAGtcccacagaggccagcagagtTTAATCTATGGCTGGTGGAGGTATTGTTTCTTTTCTACTTTTGATACTTGATCATTTCCCCATGAGTCTGAATAGAATCAAATCCCATCTAATGTAAAAaccttcttaaagtggcattttcataatggtAAGTTAAAATATGGCTTTACTATTAAAGGGGATTttagattttaatttacaattaacatgagtggaagaagtatttctctagctgttctcaaactgaagttatcacttatttaatgtaataaggtaacccactgttaATATAGGCAAGGCTACCCTacactgaaaaacaactttaggagggtTTCTCTGCCACAACATTAGGCACCATGTTACCTGCCCTATGAGAgtttagggcgtaccttaggggtgacttataagtattgatAAGGAAGTTctaagcctggcaaaaggcttattttgccaagttgaaacagcagtttcaaactgcactacaggctgcagcaaggtttacagagctacttgagtgggtgtcAAAAGGAGTGCTCCTGTGgatatgtagtaccatttactaggcacttataagtaatTTCAATTGGCTaattaggtgtaaaccaattttaccatattttgaaAGGAGAGGGtaaacactttatcactggttagcaggagtaaagtgagtGGAGTCCTAAGGGTACAAAAACGGGTTCAAGAAGAATCTAGGGGCTGCcttgcaaaagatggtaatttccaacagtgTCTTTTCCCAGCAGTTGTTAATTTCTCTACACGTTACAGGAAGAAATATGAAAACGAGGAAATACAGTGCGAGTTTAGTACAATGTGGGGAAAAAAAGGAATGAAACCTGTGAAATAGACATATAAAGAAAAAGATACAACCACACTTGATCATGCTAACTGTAAAATCAACACTAGGAACAATTGTGTGATGAAAAAGAAAGGGTTTGCTTACCCGTAGTTCTGGTTCTGCCTTATCGGATCTTCATTGAGGGTCCTAAACACTATAATAATTCCCTGCAGCGTGCGCAGATCCCGGAGCACCTATTTATATGGTTCTTCTATATAAAGAGCAGCATCTGAAGAAAACCTTTTGTCCATGAGTCTTATACAGATATCTGTGGGATGGAGGCCATCAGAGGCTTCATATTTCCTGATAGTTCTAATAATCTTTTTAATGCATTTTCATAGAACTACTTTACAGCATACATGTGtagagaaaaaacatgtttttgaaaataaatgtaGCCTCTTGGCCTTACTTTAATCATAGATAGGAAAGCTGAAAAAGGAGCCTGTCTTTTTTAAGGGCGTGAGAGGCACCCTTTACCACAATGCACACTACCGGCAGTTACCTTCGAGACCCTGTTCTTTTTAAGGCTAAAAGTAAAGTAGAGATACTTATGTATATAGAGACACACCCACACCCTTCCTTTAAACAAACAGTCAGGGAGGAGGGGAGGTCATTTATGGATTCATTTAACATCCCTATGACGCAGAACCATGACTACAGGGGAATAACATTTTCTTTTGCATTATAGGATCTTTATAGACAGTCATAAATGCTAGAATAGAATAGCAAGTCAACTCATTGACAAAGCAGTTGGTAAATTATGATTCAGCAGGAAAAACAGTAAAGAACTGTATTTGATAAGGTTTGGAAGAGTTGCCTGACCTACTCTAGCTTCTGCTTGAGTATCAGACTATAAGCAATAGTGTCTGCCGAAGGTGTCAACAGATTTCCATGCTGCAGTTCTACGGATGTGTACAATAGAAACATTTCTTATTTGTGATGTAGTACCTGCTTTTTCTCCTCAATAATGAGCTTTGGGTTTGCCTGGCAATTGTTGGTTTGTTGGAACGGTGGTACCATAATTGCATGCATGCCACTAGCTATAGATTGTTTAAGTATCCATTTCATATCTTATATGACAATAGTTTATAAAGAGTTAATTTGTATTTCTGATGTCATTGGCTTATCTAATAAAAAAACAAGATCCCTTCTGATATCTAACTAATGAAGAGCCCTCTCTGCTGGTATAGAGGGGTTGGGAAAGAAGGTTGATATAGTAatggtctgattgatgtgaaatccTGCAACAACTTTAGTTTGGAATGAAGGATACATTATTAAAACCATCCCATTTGATTGAACAACAATGAATGCTTTATTGAAGATAAAGCACGGAATTCACTGACTCTTCTAGCTGAAGTGAAGGCGATTCAAAGGGTAGTTTTCCACTAAAGATGCTGCAAACTAGCTCTATTAATATGTGAAAAGTAGAAGCCATTAATTTTAACAGTACCAGATTTAGCTCCCAAGTTGGAGATGCATTTTTAACCAGGAGATAAAACTGTTTTAAGCCTCTCTAGAAAAATGTTTATGACAGAAAATTTAAAGACTGGTGATTTTCTAAATGTGGTTATAGCAGGAAGATACGCTTTTGTGGAAGAGATTTGCAACTTGGCTTTTGGTTGATACAGTGGATAAGGAAGTTAAGTATTGTCTTGACATGAAAACGAGTTATGTCCTTTAGTGTGGCACCATATACAAAATATTATCTGGTTTAGAGCATAACATGGAGGTGGCTGCAGCTATCCATATTGTCtgacctcaggagccatgctgccaaattcaaggatTGGAGTTTCAACTGATGGACTTGCCCTTGGAGTCTATTATGCCATCCTAGTGATATGTCTAGGCGCTGTGAGCAATAAGAATAATTTTCATAATCGACTTGATAAGTGTCACATTCACTGTTGGGATGAGTGGGATTAGCGGAAATGCATAAACACAAGCTTTCGATACATTGACCTAAAGTGTATTTGACCAAACTCATcagccaatcagacctcatcaTCCTTCAACCAAACCCTTTCTCCATCAGCCAGTCCTTGCTCCACACCAGCCAGAGATTGATCTGTCCCACCCAGACCTTACCCTCAGCATCCAGGCCTCAGGACACGACAGACAGGCATCAACATTTAACATCCTGATGTTGGAACCCATCGGATAGATTATGGCCTACCTGGGAAACCTAGTGACCTACCTTCCAGCCCTCAGCAAATGCTGGccagacttcggccctcattacgaccctggcagtgggtgataaagtggcagtaatactgccaacaggctcgcggtaattaccgccaaattatgagcatggcagtgatatctccgatagacagccaatgtaccacacggaccgccagggcagaaaaacagtcaccacagcggtagccgcctacagtcaggcggaagacaaagtacggcCTACCATATTTTAACACACaattccaccaccttttccggggcggtaccaatgtcatcaaaagccagGTGTAAacccatcacagaagagaaaggactccccattggagacacagggaagaaccacaccgccatggaaccagaactgcaagtcattCCGATGATCttatacgttatgctccacctgaaacaccaacgtcggcgaaggtgacagtgagtacagacgcctagcacacaagggagggtgggaagaaaacgagtgacacacacacgcacaacacacaccattcacacacacacaagccatacacacaaccatatgcattacaaaaacaatttgaccatgaaaatctgcagacTAAAACAAAGGCAgcaggaatttacgaaaatgactgtaatcagtccaacaataaaatcaacaatccaatttggccatgaaacagatctgtacacatgtataaaaaagggactctgcccagttcatagttcacagggcccacatggccacagtgcacagtccaaggccccactcgaatcctgcaccaatctggagggaacactgcaggggcatcagttgtcaaataggcaagcacctcaaggggagggaggtgggcacctcagctggatgcgggaacaagtccactggttctggagggggcaacatgcccattgctctttgtcctggggagtgcacggccacagtctctcacgtgggtgtcttgcccactggttctggagggggcaacataccctgtgctttgtcctggggagtgcaaggccacagtctctcaagtcagtgtcttgcccactggttctggagggggcaacataccctgtgctttgtcctggggagtgcaaggccacagtctctcaagtgggtgtcttgcccactggctctggtggtggcaggctgcacagcagctctTGGAgcctggactatatggcgtccgctggcggtgacagttgcactgtggtggtggttgtggaaggctcctgctcagcccctgcaccctctgatggctacacaaccacggctggcggtgggggccctgtgacagctgctgctggtggtggcgatgTTTGGTggtcagcttccgctggcgtagattgcctcctgttcatgggttggggatcccttatccTTACTGGCACCGGTGGATGGGCTCGTCCCCccttttcccagtggtgcaggctccgtccccttttttgcagctggtgcagggtccttccccttctttgaagttggtgcaggctccttcgccttcttagcagctgctgcaggctccttccccttcagtatggtTGGCCTGTAATCCTTTCcatcacaagtaggtggtgctaccactgggcccatggactgttggctgaggtgcttggctgggtccttgccaccctgtccatatgtgcaggacggggggcaagggtagggaagaggtcagtctgggaaaggaaaagctttttagggacgttggggcgggaagagggaggagtaatgggagtggaggatgacagaggggttgttggaggtgtttgtctgctgtatttggatgtgggtgcataggctgtatgctgttgtgaggtggatggctgttgggtgtctgagtgcttgcgcttgtgtactttgggggggggggcagacacgggggagaggacacaggggacccgtgcatggatgttgtggaggtgcctgccagtgaggtgtgtgttctgcttggtgtggtgatgaggctggtagtggatattgatataGTGCATtgtatgcagatgtgagtgtagactcaactgagtgggaggtggaggagggggagacagtggagatagtgaatgttgttgtgtctgcaactgaatggtgtttgtgtgagtgcctgtaggatgaagtgtggtgcttgtgtttgcctgtgacactcttgcgtgttttcttgtgtgcatgctcgtctggctgtgtgcttgggatgggttggggttgaggagaatgggactgggaagtggaggttggaggggggacagttgaaacagggacaacggctgccatcagagaggaggccagagcctgaatcgatctctgttgggccaccaatccactgtgaatgccctccaggaatgcatttgattgctgcatctgggctgccagcccctagatggcattcacaatggttgtttgccctacagagatggatctcaggaggtcaatagccacctcactcagggcagcagggctcactggggctgggcctcaggtgcctggggcgattgagatacccaccctcctgggtgagggggtacgggaaactcgctgaggggctactgggagggtggtgctggtacgggggtgcggctgtacctacagctggggtggtcacagaggtgtccgccaccacctgggagctcccattggaggaggtgtcaaagtctgtattgtcccctccagtctctgccgtgatgcttccctcaccctctgtcccactggtgccctcagcgtcggtggactctgcctccagggtcctgtgggatgcagctccttctgtcactggtgcctctgctcctccgccagatgatgctaatgcacataaggacaggatgacaaaacaagaacggggggagagagacaaagaataaacagggtcgatgactgcaccaacaccaccgttggcgtacccagcaccctcacacacaggaaacaggcttaCGCACTGTGCATGGCACTATCAGTGAAATGTCTAGTcagcaaggaatgaggaggggcacacaccgccaactgcagcacaccttggacccacgcagccctgcccaggagtgaatactaacaaagCTAGGTAAGcaatatttcacattcaaacccttagccaccagaggacctacgctgctatgtctggcctggcctaggggcacccaagaacacacaaccaccacccggataccaccccaccagccgtaagttgtaatgatagccactgtactcccccttgtggctgctgtgattccctcaagtgtccatccagctcagggtaggccactgccagtatgcgggccatcgggggccagggtccgacgggcaccccttccccgatgggaggccatccccagctgggcctctgcggtcttctgtgcccatcatctcaggtcctcccaccgtttctgacagtgggggctccgcctgccatagacccccagagtctgcacgtccttggcaatgccacgccatattcccttcttttgatgggcgctgacctgcagaggcaatacagacaggaaaacaccattagacaaacagtccagcctgtcacacatatggcccatgatacccgtttgcatcactattggcacacattaAGTCCAGCCCACAACCCGTACAAAGCCaacaggacatccacccaccccccttacacaaggccttcacacgcaACTCCAAATATTCATGCCACAACTGCTATCAGTtatctatttcctggcaactggttctttccaagtgacagtggacttggcagcaggaatgtcacagccaatgtactcaaacatgctaacaagagtgttgtctgccctgataaaacacatgtgtagctacattgcattcctccagattgaggatttggccactgtaaaggccggattctatgcaatgggacatatccccaatataattggggcgattgacggaacatatATTGAATtcccatttcctggcggtggtcttggcaagtgtctctggcttctgtctggttcgtagggaatgtttgtggggtggttcaccttctgcagggggaggggtgctggtggcctgttggtcctgtggcgggcctgctGGTCACAAGCGGAAGTGAAGGGctcttcagatgactggctagtggtaggggcctactgatgtgacactgcctccctcataatgttggctatgtctgccagcacccccgctatggagatcatggtattgttgatggcctgcaagtcctccctgatccccgaaactgtccctcctgcagccgcctattctcctgcacgttgtctaggatctggcccattgtgtcctgggaatgtt
It encodes the following:
- the LOC138287350 gene encoding zinc finger protein 84-like, giving the protein MLALQETQSWDAEKYMPGPETQKKREKSYTCSKSFSLSSDLKGHQQTHTGEKQFKCTECVKSFIQLSSLQRHQHTHKGEKAYKCSECVKSFSGLSHLRRHQLTHTGEKPFRCSECVKSFSQLPNLQAHQRTHTGEKPFKCSDCGRAFIHLTHLKHHQLTHTKENPFKCSECVKSFSRLSYLQRHLRTHTGEKPYHCSECTSSYSCSSTLREHQRTHTGEKPYHCSDCVKSFSLLSHLQRHQRTHTGEKPYHCSECLKRYSQLSHLQRHQRTHTGEKPYHCSECMKRYSQLSHLQRHQLTHTGEKPFKCSECVKTYISLSSLKQHQRTHTGERPYHCNECGSSFSESLALKNHQRIHTGEKPYHCDECVKSFSCLTNLKQHKRTHTGEKPYRCSECWKSFSLLSNLKQHKRTHTGEKPYHCDECVKSFSCLTNLKQHKRTHTGEKPYHCSECKSSFSCSSALRNHQRTHTQEKKFKCRACVKSFSQFPDLQTHQRTHITKQTYK